In one window of Nocardioides panacisoli DNA:
- a CDS encoding glycosyltransferase, giving the protein MAICDLVLPCRDEAPALEALLPRIPAEFAVIVADNGSTDDTATVARRLGARVVTEHQPGYGAAVAAGIGAATAEYLAVMDGDGSFDPDDLLPLLAEVTAGRAEMAVGRRRPVRRGVWPWHARLGNRLVLAWLRRRAALTVHDIAPIRVCRLADLEGLRVTDRRFGYPVELLQKATRAGWRIAEHDVAYHPRAEGTRSKVSGSVRGTVRAARDFARVLSEGERAA; this is encoded by the coding sequence ATGGCGATCTGTGATCTGGTGCTCCCGTGTCGGGACGAGGCACCTGCTCTCGAGGCACTGTTGCCCCGCATTCCCGCTGAGTTCGCGGTGATCGTGGCCGACAACGGCTCCACCGACGACACCGCGACGGTGGCGCGCCGACTGGGCGCGCGGGTTGTCACCGAGCACCAGCCCGGCTACGGCGCTGCCGTGGCCGCCGGCATCGGCGCCGCGACGGCGGAGTACCTCGCGGTGATGGACGGGGACGGCTCGTTCGACCCCGATGACCTGCTCCCGCTGCTGGCCGAGGTGACCGCAGGCCGCGCGGAGATGGCAGTCGGTCGCCGCCGTCCGGTACGCCGCGGCGTCTGGCCCTGGCACGCCCGCCTGGGCAACCGCCTGGTCCTGGCCTGGTTGCGTCGCCGCGCCGCCCTGACCGTCCACGACATCGCCCCGATCCGGGTGTGCCGGCTGGCCGACCTCGAGGGCCTCCGCGTGACGGACCGTCGCTTCGGCTACCCGGTGGAGCTGCTGCAGAAGGCGACGCGCGCGGGCTGGCGGATCGCCGAGCACGACGTCGCCTACCACCCGCGCGCCGAGGGCACGCGGTCGAAGGTGTCCGGCTCGGTGCGTGGCACCGTCCGCGCTGCCCGGGACTTCGCCCGGGTGCTGTCCGAGGGCGAGCGTGCCGCATGA
- a CDS encoding S-methyl-5'-thioadenosine phosphorylase: protein MSAPTADVAVIGGSGFYSFLSDVTEHEVETPYGAPSAPVAIGTVAGRTVAFLPRHGKQHEHPPHGIPFRANLWALASLGVRQVLAPSAVGGLRDEVAPRDLVVPDQLVDRTHRRTSSYVDGPGATHVPFADPYCARLGSALAERDGVSAGGTLVVIEGPRFSTRAESQHYAAQGWNLIGMTAAPEAMLAREMQLCYQTIALVTDMDAGVPGGAAVSQAEVFAVFKENLERVKDVIVETIGDLPDPAGCSCATWADGIDLTYDVPAPR, encoded by the coding sequence ATGAGCGCACCAACTGCGGACGTGGCCGTCATCGGCGGCAGTGGCTTCTACTCCTTCCTCAGCGACGTGACCGAGCACGAGGTCGAGACGCCGTACGGCGCCCCGTCGGCGCCGGTCGCGATCGGCACCGTCGCCGGCCGCACCGTCGCCTTCCTGCCACGCCACGGCAAGCAGCACGAGCACCCGCCGCACGGGATCCCGTTCCGCGCGAACCTGTGGGCCCTGGCGTCGCTCGGCGTCCGGCAGGTCCTCGCCCCGAGCGCGGTCGGCGGGCTCCGCGACGAGGTGGCGCCGCGCGACCTGGTGGTGCCCGACCAGCTCGTCGACCGCACCCACCGCCGCACCTCGTCCTACGTCGACGGGCCCGGTGCCACCCACGTGCCCTTCGCCGACCCCTACTGCGCCCGGCTCGGGTCGGCCCTGGCCGAGCGCGACGGCGTGAGCGCCGGCGGCACGCTGGTCGTGATCGAGGGACCCCGCTTCTCCACGCGCGCGGAGTCCCAGCACTACGCCGCCCAGGGGTGGAACCTGATCGGGATGACGGCGGCCCCCGAGGCGATGCTCGCCCGGGAGATGCAGCTGTGCTACCAGACGATCGCACTGGTCACCGACATGGACGCCGGCGTCCCCGGTGGCGCGGCGGTGAGCCAGGCGGAAGTGTTCGCGGTGTTCAAGGAGAACCTCGAGCGGGTCAAGGACGTCATCGTCGAGACGATCGGCGACCTGCCCGACCCGGCCGGGTGCAGCTGTGCCACGTGGGCCGACGGCATCGACTTGACCTACGACGTCCCGGCGCCCCGATGA
- a CDS encoding response regulator transcription factor: MARVLVVDDDPTVREVVVSYLRAHEHEVREVGDGESALSTMADWSAELVVLDLMLPGVDGLEVCTRLRRDNEVPIIMLTALGGEADRVVGLEHGADDYVVKPFSPRELALRVDSVLRRAGAGPALPEVVTDGDLVIDAGRHEATLGGRALSLTSREFDLLRFLVARAGTAFSREDLLQEVWGWSFGDSSTVTVHVRRLREKVEDDPTRPGRLVTVWGVGYRWESDGA; the protein is encoded by the coding sequence ATGGCACGCGTACTCGTCGTTGACGACGACCCGACGGTGCGGGAGGTCGTGGTGTCCTACCTCCGCGCCCACGAGCACGAGGTGCGCGAGGTGGGCGACGGCGAGAGCGCGCTGAGCACCATGGCGGACTGGTCGGCCGAGCTGGTCGTGCTCGACCTGATGCTGCCCGGCGTCGACGGGCTCGAGGTCTGCACGCGGCTGCGGCGCGACAACGAGGTGCCGATCATCATGCTCACCGCCCTGGGCGGCGAGGCCGACCGCGTCGTTGGGCTCGAGCACGGCGCCGACGACTACGTCGTCAAGCCCTTCAGCCCGCGGGAGCTGGCGCTGCGGGTGGACTCGGTCCTGCGTCGCGCCGGGGCCGGGCCGGCGCTGCCCGAGGTGGTCACCGACGGTGATCTCGTCATCGACGCGGGCCGCCACGAGGCCACGCTGGGCGGCCGTGCACTGTCGCTCACCAGCCGTGAGTTCGACCTGCTACGGTTCCTCGTCGCCCGCGCCGGCACCGCGTTCTCCCGGGAGGACCTGCTGCAGGAGGTGTGGGGCTGGTCGTTCGGCGACAGCTCCACCGTGACCGTGCACGTACGACGCCTGCGCGAGAAGGTCGAGGACGACCCGACGCGGCCGGGTCGCCTCGTGACCGTGTGGGGCGTCGGCTATCGATGGGAGAGTGATGGAGCCTGA
- a CDS encoding molybdopterin-dependent oxidoreductase: MKLRAPAPEHFTSRLRGVATTARVGTWLGICFGLCFLTGLVSHYAQNVDQPVPFPTSPAWGYQVTQGLHVISGTAAVPLLLVKLWLVYPRLFQRPPREPRRLPLEALERGSIAVLVASGVFLLASGLMNAAQWYPWEFSFRRTHYAAAWLAIGALLVHIGVKLALVREGWAERPDTEPTEGGGLSRRGLLRTTAAAAGVAVLATAGNTVGWLREVSAFAVRSGEGPQGVPINKSAAAAGVTETATAEDYRLEVAYGATTVSLSREDLLALPQHTEELPIACVEGWSATGAWTGPRVRDLLELVGAPAESTVEVISLQESGPFRASTLQGNFAADDRTLLALALAGEPLDLDHGYPARVIAPNRPGVLQTKWVTRLEVPA; the protein is encoded by the coding sequence ATGAAGCTCCGCGCGCCGGCTCCGGAGCACTTCACCTCGCGACTGCGAGGGGTGGCCACCACGGCGCGCGTCGGCACCTGGCTCGGCATCTGCTTCGGGTTGTGCTTCCTCACCGGCCTGGTGAGCCACTACGCGCAGAACGTCGACCAACCCGTGCCGTTCCCCACCAGCCCGGCCTGGGGCTACCAGGTCACCCAGGGGCTCCACGTGATCAGTGGCACGGCAGCCGTCCCGCTGCTGCTGGTGAAGCTGTGGCTGGTCTACCCGCGGCTGTTCCAGCGTCCGCCCCGCGAGCCGCGACGGCTGCCGCTGGAGGCCCTCGAGCGCGGCTCGATCGCGGTCCTCGTCGCCTCCGGTGTCTTCCTTCTCGCGAGCGGCCTGATGAACGCCGCCCAGTGGTACCCGTGGGAGTTCTCCTTCCGCCGCACCCACTACGCCGCGGCCTGGCTGGCCATCGGCGCCCTGCTGGTGCACATCGGCGTGAAGCTCGCCCTGGTCCGCGAGGGCTGGGCCGAACGCCCCGACACCGAGCCGACCGAGGGTGGTGGCCTCAGCCGCCGTGGCCTGCTGCGCACGACCGCGGCCGCGGCCGGCGTCGCGGTGCTCGCGACCGCCGGCAACACCGTGGGCTGGCTCCGGGAGGTGTCGGCGTTCGCCGTCCGCTCCGGCGAGGGCCCGCAGGGAGTCCCGATCAACAAGTCCGCCGCGGCCGCCGGCGTCACCGAGACGGCCACCGCCGAGGACTACCGCCTCGAGGTCGCGTACGGCGCCACGACGGTCTCGCTGAGCCGTGAGGACCTGCTCGCCCTCCCGCAGCACACCGAGGAACTGCCGATCGCCTGCGTGGAGGGCTGGAGTGCGACGGGCGCGTGGACCGGCCCGCGTGTTCGTGACCTGCTGGAGCTGGTCGGTGCACCCGCCGAGAGCACCGTCGAGGTGATCTCGCTGCAGGAGAGCGGGCCGTTCCGCGCCTCGACCCTGCAGGGCAACTTCGCCGCCGACGACCGCACCCTGCTCGCGCTCGCCCTGGCCGGCGAGCCGCTGGACCTCGACCACGGCTACCCGGCACGGGTCATCGCCCCGAACCGTCCGGGCGTGCTGCAGACCAAGTGGGTCACCCGGCTGGAGGTGCCGGCATGA
- a CDS encoding sensor histidine kinase, with amino-acid sequence MEPEVEIALVAAIAALAVGVLGLGAGWLVRRRSLAFQLGLVALVAVTAVLAGVLAVAWRMFLSRPDLGVVTTITLVAGVVSLLVALVVGRFLAAWSEALRQEVRQVGDGAPYVPDGRGPAEFRTLSEELSATRERLEAARTREQRLEESRRELISWVSHDLRTPLAGMRAMTEALEDGIAVDPERYHAQIRAEVDRMVRMVDDLFELSRIHAGVLRLDPQPVVLGDVVSESLAAADPIAMARRVRVGGSVEPGLQVTADPAGLSRVLSNLVINAIRHTPSDGAVEVTGRMAPEWIEVAVTDQCGGLTDEEQSRVFDVAWQGGAARTPEPGEQRGSGIGLAIVKGIVEAHRGRVSVENVAAGCRFLVRLPLEAPVSGQP; translated from the coding sequence ATGGAGCCTGAGGTCGAGATCGCCCTGGTGGCGGCGATCGCCGCACTGGCGGTCGGCGTGCTCGGGCTGGGCGCGGGATGGCTCGTACGCCGCCGCTCGCTCGCCTTCCAACTGGGGCTCGTCGCACTCGTCGCGGTCACCGCCGTCCTGGCAGGTGTGCTGGCCGTGGCCTGGCGGATGTTCCTCTCCCGCCCCGACCTCGGGGTGGTCACCACGATCACCCTCGTCGCCGGTGTCGTGTCGCTGCTGGTGGCCCTCGTCGTGGGTCGGTTCCTCGCGGCCTGGTCCGAGGCGTTGCGCCAGGAGGTGCGCCAGGTCGGTGACGGCGCGCCGTACGTCCCCGACGGGCGGGGCCCGGCGGAGTTCCGCACGCTGTCGGAGGAGCTGTCCGCCACCCGGGAGCGCCTCGAGGCCGCCCGCACCCGCGAGCAGCGGCTCGAGGAGTCCCGCCGCGAGCTGATCTCGTGGGTCTCGCACGACCTGCGCACGCCGCTGGCCGGCATGCGGGCGATGACCGAGGCCCTCGAGGACGGCATCGCCGTCGACCCGGAGCGCTACCACGCCCAGATCCGCGCCGAGGTGGACCGGATGGTCCGCATGGTCGACGACCTCTTCGAGCTCTCCCGCATCCACGCGGGCGTGCTGCGGCTCGACCCGCAGCCGGTCGTCCTCGGCGACGTCGTGAGTGAGTCCCTCGCCGCTGCCGACCCGATCGCGATGGCCCGCCGGGTGCGGGTCGGCGGCTCGGTCGAGCCGGGCCTGCAGGTGACCGCCGATCCTGCGGGGCTGTCCCGGGTGCTGTCCAACCTGGTCATCAACGCGATCCGGCACACGCCCTCCGACGGTGCCGTCGAGGTCACCGGCCGGATGGCGCCGGAGTGGATCGAGGTCGCCGTGACCGACCAGTGCGGCGGTCTCACCGACGAGGAGCAGTCCCGCGTCTTCGACGTCGCCTGGCAGGGCGGCGCGGCCCGCACCCCCGAACCCGGCGAACAGCGCGGCTCGGGCATCGGGCTCGCCATCGTCAAGGGCATCGTCGAGGCCCACCGCGGCAGGGTCAGCGTGGAGAACGTCGCCGCCGGCTGCCGGTTCCTCGTGCGCCTGCCGCTCGAGGCCCCGGTGTCCGGCCAGCCGTAG
- a CDS encoding ABC transporter permease, producing the protein MSSVTPPRARDLPGRGFMVGRIVHRQALVFRSAWKGMLFAFLEPIFYLLSIGIGVGALIDEFNYNGQVIPYAEFVAPGMLAAAAMNGAIFDATYNFYSYLKFDKVFEQWLTTPMSTMDLAAGQVAWTLVRGGLYSGIFLVVMLAMGLVSSWWAVLALPAAALLTATFAAIGMAATSFMRSWQDFDFVNLLVLPMLLFSGTFFPVTELPGAVRWVVEFTPLYRGVVLCRELSTGALSVASLVSVVYLVALLGLGLVVVRRRLDRLLLT; encoded by the coding sequence ATGAGCAGCGTGACGCCACCGCGCGCCCGCGACCTGCCCGGTCGCGGCTTCATGGTCGGGCGCATCGTCCACCGCCAGGCCTTGGTGTTCCGCAGCGCCTGGAAGGGGATGCTCTTCGCCTTCCTCGAGCCGATCTTCTACCTGCTCTCGATCGGCATCGGCGTCGGCGCGCTCATCGACGAGTTCAACTACAACGGACAGGTCATCCCCTACGCCGAGTTCGTCGCGCCCGGCATGCTCGCGGCCGCCGCGATGAACGGTGCGATCTTCGACGCGACCTACAACTTCTACTCCTACCTGAAGTTCGACAAGGTCTTCGAGCAGTGGCTCACCACCCCGATGTCGACCATGGACCTCGCGGCCGGCCAGGTCGCCTGGACGCTGGTGCGCGGCGGGCTCTACTCCGGCATCTTCCTGGTCGTCATGCTCGCGATGGGCCTCGTCTCGTCGTGGTGGGCCGTCCTCGCACTGCCGGCGGCCGCACTGCTGACCGCCACCTTCGCCGCGATCGGCATGGCCGCGACGAGCTTCATGCGCTCCTGGCAGGACTTCGACTTCGTCAACCTGCTCGTCCTGCCGATGCTGCTCTTCTCCGGCACCTTCTTCCCGGTCACCGAGCTGCCGGGTGCGGTGCGGTGGGTCGTGGAGTTCACCCCGCTCTACCGCGGCGTCGTGCTCTGCCGTGAGCTGAGCACCGGTGCCCTCAGCGTGGCGTCGTTGGTGTCGGTCGTCTACCTCGTGGCGCTGCTCGGCCTCGGCCTGGTCGTCGTACGACGTCGGCTGGACCGGCTGCTGCTCACCTGA
- a CDS encoding TIGR04282 family arsenosugar biosynthesis glycosyltransferase, with translation MSARMLVIAKAPVPGRVKTRLGADVGMEVAAEVAAASLLDTLEACAEAVGPDHCHVALAGDLADAVRGDELRAALEGWHVTPQRGDGLGERLAAAHADVAGPRVQVGMDTPQVTAPLLRDVATGLDTHDAVLGRAVDGGWWVLALRDAAPARVLPHVPMSSEETHDATLAALRGEALTVGDTVELRDVDHVADADAVAADAPDSHFARCWSGVVVR, from the coding sequence ATGAGCGCCCGGATGCTGGTGATCGCCAAGGCACCGGTGCCCGGTCGGGTCAAGACCAGGCTGGGGGCCGACGTCGGGATGGAGGTCGCCGCCGAGGTGGCGGCGGCATCGCTGCTGGACACGCTGGAGGCCTGTGCCGAGGCGGTAGGTCCGGACCACTGCCACGTGGCGCTGGCGGGTGACCTGGCCGACGCCGTCCGCGGTGATGAGCTGCGCGCTGCGCTCGAGGGCTGGCACGTCACGCCGCAGCGTGGCGACGGTCTCGGCGAGCGTCTCGCCGCCGCCCACGCCGATGTCGCCGGGCCGCGCGTCCAGGTCGGCATGGACACCCCGCAGGTCACCGCTCCGCTGCTCCGCGACGTGGCGACCGGGCTCGACACCCACGACGCGGTGCTCGGCCGTGCCGTCGACGGCGGGTGGTGGGTGCTCGCCCTGCGTGACGCCGCCCCGGCCCGGGTGCTGCCACACGTGCCGATGTCGAGCGAGGAGACCCACGACGCGACCCTCGCCGCGCTGCGTGGTGAGGCGTTGACGGTCGGGGACACGGTCGAGCTGCGCGACGTCGACCACGTCGCCGACGCCGACGCGGTGGCCGCCGACGCGCCGGACAGCCACTTCGCCCGCTGCTGGTCGGGGGTGGTCGTGCGATGA
- a CDS encoding class I SAM-dependent methyltransferase yields MSPVAAENFARALQGESVAVIGPGDERMVLPMGEWLRDADEQDREFLAHCVGPTIDVGCGPGRMTAALAEAGHVTLGVDAVSEAVATTLRRGGVALHRDLHDTLPGEGRWGTALLVDGNIGIGGDPVGLLRRMRTLLAPGGRVVVEVEAPGVASESVSLQLDCDGEFSEPFPWSFVGADGIEEIGAEAGLGLTALHAHGTRWCAVLEVPA; encoded by the coding sequence ATGAGCCCCGTCGCCGCTGAGAACTTCGCCCGTGCCCTCCAGGGTGAATCGGTCGCCGTCATCGGGCCCGGCGACGAGCGCATGGTGCTCCCGATGGGGGAGTGGCTGCGCGACGCCGACGAGCAGGACCGTGAGTTCCTCGCCCACTGCGTGGGACCCACGATCGACGTGGGCTGTGGCCCCGGCCGGATGACGGCTGCACTCGCCGAGGCCGGCCACGTCACGCTGGGCGTCGACGCCGTCTCCGAGGCCGTGGCCACCACGCTGCGCCGTGGCGGGGTCGCGCTGCACCGCGACCTCCACGACACCCTGCCGGGTGAGGGCCGCTGGGGCACGGCGCTCCTCGTGGACGGCAACATCGGGATCGGTGGTGACCCGGTGGGGCTGCTGCGCCGCATGCGTACCCTGCTCGCCCCCGGTGGCCGCGTGGTCGTGGAGGTCGAGGCGCCCGGCGTCGCCAGCGAGTCGGTCAGCCTGCAGCTGGACTGCGACGGCGAGTTCAGCGAACCCTTCCCGTGGTCCTTCGTCGGAGCCGACGGCATTGAGGAGATCGGTGCCGAGGCGGGCCTGGGGCTGACCGCGCTCCACGCCCACGGGACTCGCTGGTGCGCGGTGTTGGAAGTACCGGCATGA
- a CDS encoding NAD-dependent epimerase/dehydratase family protein, translating to MRVLLTGAAGFIGGAIADQLRAAGDEVVAVDCMLPAAHGSAAVPEGVHDLDVRQAADAEEWAALLDGIDVVCHQAAMVGAGVTPADLPAYAGHNDLGNAALLAGMYAAGVSRFVFASSMVVYGEGRYACPTHGVRVPQPRAVAALDAGDFDNHCDECGAVLAWESVAEETELAPRSSYAASKVAQEHYTLAWARQAGGAAIGLRYHNVYGPLMPKDTPYSGVAAIFRSSLERGEAPQVFEDGAQMRDFVHVDDVARANVLALRAVAEAPAESYAAYNVASGHPIAIREVAEMVGEGAGRPIPPEVTGQYRLGDVRHIVASPERARTELGFTAEVTPDVGLPAFATAPLRS from the coding sequence ATGAGGGTGCTGCTGACCGGCGCCGCCGGCTTCATCGGCGGCGCCATCGCCGACCAGCTGCGTGCCGCGGGCGACGAGGTCGTCGCCGTCGACTGCATGCTCCCCGCCGCCCACGGCAGCGCGGCGGTGCCCGAGGGCGTCCACGACCTCGACGTGCGTCAGGCGGCCGACGCCGAGGAGTGGGCCGCACTGCTCGACGGCATCGACGTGGTGTGCCACCAGGCCGCGATGGTCGGGGCGGGCGTCACGCCGGCCGACCTGCCGGCGTACGCCGGCCACAACGACCTGGGCAACGCCGCGCTGCTCGCCGGCATGTACGCCGCTGGCGTCTCGCGGTTCGTCTTCGCCTCCTCGATGGTCGTCTACGGCGAGGGCCGCTACGCGTGCCCGACCCACGGCGTACGCGTCCCGCAGCCGCGGGCCGTCGCCGCCCTGGACGCCGGCGACTTCGACAACCACTGCGACGAGTGCGGTGCCGTGCTGGCATGGGAGAGCGTCGCCGAGGAGACCGAGCTCGCGCCGCGCAGCTCCTACGCCGCCTCGAAGGTCGCCCAGGAGCACTACACGCTCGCGTGGGCTCGGCAGGCCGGGGGAGCGGCGATCGGGCTGCGCTACCACAACGTCTACGGGCCGCTGATGCCCAAGGACACGCCGTACTCCGGTGTCGCGGCGATCTTCCGGTCCTCCCTGGAGCGCGGCGAGGCACCGCAGGTCTTCGAGGACGGTGCCCAGATGCGCGACTTCGTGCACGTCGACGACGTCGCCCGGGCCAACGTGCTCGCACTGCGGGCGGTCGCGGAGGCGCCGGCGGAGTCCTACGCGGCCTACAACGTCGCCTCGGGGCACCCGATCGCGATCAGGGAGGTCGCCGAGATGGTCGGCGAGGGGGCCGGACGCCCCATCCCGCCCGAGGTCACCGGCCAGTACCGCCTCGGCGACGTGCGCCACATCGTCGCCTCGCCCGAGCGCGCCCGCACCGAGCTCGGCTTCACCGCCGAGGTCACCCCCGACGTCGGCCTGCCGGCCTTCGCCACCGCCCCGCTGCGCTCCTAG
- a CDS encoding alpha/beta fold hydrolase → MSTTTQPMQTVPIGDHELAHRTSGDGEPVVLVHGGWAADMLAPVERADALAGYRRVLYHRHGHGQSPRPRPVRPMTLSDHAHDLMGLLDRLDVESAHLVGHSLGALIALTAAADRPDRVASLSLLEPPAPFSHPAAADWLADVAPVADRYAAGDVEEAVTAFYDATLATAWRERMDRAAPTAFVDSVDGAPMAIESDLPGMEWTEGLTADQVAAVRCPVLLVVGESTRPVFQAAREVIQGWFPWCEYTGVAGADHLLPVLEPDLVATTIDRFLRGVARQEAR, encoded by the coding sequence ATGTCCACCACCACCCAACCGATGCAGACCGTCCCGATCGGCGACCACGAGCTGGCCCACCGCACGAGCGGTGACGGCGAGCCAGTCGTGCTGGTCCACGGCGGGTGGGCCGCAGACATGTTGGCCCCCGTCGAACGGGCCGACGCCCTCGCCGGCTACCGGCGGGTGCTCTACCACCGGCATGGCCACGGCCAGAGCCCGCGCCCGCGACCGGTGCGACCGATGACGCTCTCCGACCACGCCCACGACCTGATGGGCCTCCTGGACCGTCTCGACGTCGAGTCGGCACACCTCGTCGGCCACTCACTGGGTGCACTCATCGCACTGACGGCCGCCGCGGATCGTCCCGACCGGGTGGCCTCGCTCAGCCTGCTCGAGCCGCCGGCCCCGTTCTCGCATCCTGCGGCCGCAGACTGGCTGGCGGACGTCGCGCCGGTGGCCGACCGGTACGCCGCCGGCGACGTCGAGGAGGCCGTGACCGCGTTCTACGACGCCACCCTCGCGACGGCGTGGCGCGAACGCATGGACCGGGCCGCCCCGACGGCGTTCGTCGACTCGGTGGACGGTGCGCCCATGGCCATCGAGTCCGACCTGCCGGGGATGGAGTGGACCGAGGGGCTCACCGCCGACCAGGTGGCCGCCGTGCGCTGCCCGGTGCTCCTCGTCGTGGGTGAGAGCACGCGTCCGGTGTTCCAGGCGGCGAGGGAGGTGATCCAGGGGTGGTTCCCCTGGTGCGAGTACACCGGGGTCGCGGGTGCGGACCACCTGCTCCCCGTGCTGGAACCCGACCTCGTCGCGACCACGATCGACCGGTTCCTGCGCGGCGTCGCACGCCAGGAGGCTCGCTAG
- a CDS encoding alpha/beta fold hydrolase: MQPPETRYTRAGDVEIAFQTVGGGPVDLVWAFGLMTHLEVKWEEPSLAAMLEELSRFARLILFDRRGCGLSDRGDRHLAPTLEERVEDVVAVLDAVGSHRASIFGVSEGCALAVLFASMYPDRTGRLVLYGGISRLLRDADHPWGLLDAEQYDAAFGPVFRDWGTARGAAAHVRLIAPSAVEDPDYVAWFARQQRLSLSRDAVVRFMDTVTRYDLDEVYPAVQVPTLVLHRSQDSIVPSSSAAHVARRIPGARLVELEGVDHLPYVGDAASVVAAVRDFLGVPRVAAPATRRLVTLLATDAEEPATSALVRRHARRWGGTEVITASGTSAILFDSASRAVRCAAGLAEAAPERGARLVVAVHTAECEVRDGAVAGPASAVPAALLRHGLAGRVVVTGTVRDVLPGSGIAFTDERRVSLPGIVEALVVMTVARPDGRAASSTTPREGMQHVFRLDGEYWTVAFEGRVVTLRDSKGMHDLAALLATPGRERHVIDLWAGTASAAAAGPPDEPGLRVARTAAPILDAEARTRYRRRLLELEDALTLAEERAEPSAHLAEERAWLVHELEAAYGLGGRARSVPDEVERARKAVYRRVADALRRIDRAHPVLGRHLHHAVHTGTYCSYAPERDLHWTTTGDRPG; encoded by the coding sequence ATGCAGCCACCGGAGACGCGCTACACCCGCGCCGGGGACGTCGAGATCGCCTTCCAGACGGTGGGAGGCGGCCCCGTCGACCTGGTCTGGGCGTTCGGGTTGATGACCCACCTCGAGGTGAAGTGGGAGGAGCCGTCCCTCGCCGCGATGCTCGAGGAGCTCTCGCGCTTCGCCCGGTTGATCCTCTTCGACCGGCGGGGATGTGGGCTCTCCGACCGCGGTGACCGCCATCTCGCACCGACGCTGGAGGAACGGGTCGAGGACGTCGTCGCGGTCCTGGACGCCGTGGGCTCCCACCGCGCCTCGATCTTCGGCGTGTCCGAGGGGTGTGCCCTGGCGGTGCTGTTCGCCTCCATGTACCCCGACCGGACGGGACGGCTGGTGCTCTACGGCGGTATCTCTCGGCTGCTGCGGGACGCGGACCACCCGTGGGGCCTGCTCGACGCCGAGCAGTACGACGCCGCCTTCGGCCCCGTCTTCCGCGACTGGGGCACCGCGCGGGGAGCAGCGGCCCACGTGCGGCTCATCGCGCCCTCGGCCGTCGAGGACCCCGACTACGTGGCCTGGTTCGCCCGGCAGCAGCGGCTCTCGCTCAGTCGTGACGCCGTGGTGCGCTTCATGGACACGGTGACCCGCTACGACCTCGACGAGGTCTATCCCGCGGTGCAGGTCCCGACGCTGGTCCTCCATCGGTCGCAGGACTCCATCGTCCCCTCCAGCAGCGCCGCGCACGTCGCACGCAGGATCCCGGGGGCCCGACTCGTCGAGCTGGAGGGTGTCGACCACCTGCCCTACGTGGGTGATGCCGCCTCGGTCGTGGCGGCCGTCCGGGACTTCCTCGGGGTCCCACGGGTGGCGGCGCCCGCCACCCGCCGCCTGGTGACGCTGCTCGCCACCGACGCCGAGGAGCCCGCCACGTCGGCGCTCGTCCGGCGTCACGCCCGCCGGTGGGGCGGCACGGAGGTCATCACCGCGTCGGGCACGTCAGCCATCCTCTTCGACTCGGCCTCACGCGCGGTGCGATGTGCTGCGGGGTTGGCCGAGGCCGCCCCGGAGCGCGGTGCCCGACTGGTGGTCGCGGTGCACACGGCCGAGTGCGAGGTCCGGGACGGCGCCGTGGCCGGACCCGCGTCCGCCGTTCCCGCCGCCCTGCTGCGCCATGGGCTCGCCGGTCGCGTCGTGGTCACCGGGACCGTCCGCGACGTGCTCCCCGGTTCGGGCATCGCGTTCACCGACGAACGGCGGGTGTCGTTGCCCGGGATCGTCGAGGCGCTCGTGGTGATGACGGTGGCACGGCCCGACGGGCGTGCCGCGTCGTCGACCACGCCACGGGAGGGGATGCAGCACGTCTTCCGACTCGACGGCGAGTACTGGACGGTGGCCTTCGAGGGTCGCGTCGTCACGCTGCGCGACAGCAAGGGCATGCACGACCTCGCAGCGCTGCTCGCCACGCCCGGGCGGGAACGACACGTCATCGACCTGTGGGCGGGGACGGCGTCGGCCGCTGCGGCGGGGCCGCCGGACGAGCCGGGGCTGCGGGTCGCCCGGACCGCAGCACCGATCCTCGACGCCGAGGCCCGCACCCGTTACCGGCGACGACTCCTCGAGCTCGAGGACGCCCTGACCCTGGCCGAGGAGCGGGCGGAGCCCTCCGCGCACCTCGCCGAGGAACGCGCGTGGCTGGTGCACGAGCTCGAGGCCGCCTACGGCCTCGGGGGACGCGCGCGGAGCGTCCCCGACGAGGTGGAGCGAGCCCGCAAGGCGGTCTACCGGCGCGTGGCCGACGCACTTCGCCGCATCGATCGTGCCCATCCGGTCCTCGGTCGCCACCTGCACCACGCCGTCCACACCGGGACCTACTGCAGCTACGCGCCCGAGCGCGACCTGCACTGGACGACCACCGGCGACCGACCGGGGTGA